A genomic stretch from Falco cherrug isolate bFalChe1 chromosome 3, bFalChe1.pri, whole genome shotgun sequence includes:
- the GRINA gene encoding protein lifeguard 1 isoform X2, with the protein MSHEKSFLVTGEGFPGQQPTPPPAYAQPPYPAAPYPQPQFAPAPYSQPGFPQGPGPYPPPGPYPAAGPYPPGPYPPPGPYPQGPYAQPPYAQPQPMVPGDQDSPLHSTYHEDGPPSYYDNQDFPTAHWDDKSIRQAFIRKVFLVLTLQLTVTFAFVAIFTFVKGVKGFVQRNVWTYYVSYAVFFISLIVLSCCGDFRRKHPWNLVALSILTVSLSYMVGMIASFYNTDAVIMAVGITVVVCFTVVIFSLQTKYDFTSCRGVLIICLVVLIVFSILCIFIRNRIMDIIYASLGALLFTCFLAVDTQMILGNKQLALSPEEYVFAALNLYTDIINIFLYILAIIGRAKE; encoded by the exons ATGTCCCACGAGAAGAGCTTCCTGGTGACGGGCGAGGGCTTCCCGGGGCAGCAGCCCACGCCCCCCCCAGCCTATGCGCAGCCCCCCTACCCTGCTGCACCCTACCCCCAGCCCCAGTTCGCACCAGCACCCTACAGCCAGCCGGGCTTCCCGCAGGGGCCGGGGCCGTACCCCCCACCGGGGCCGTACCCTGCCGCGGGGCCGTATCCCCCCGGGCCATATCCCCCCCCGGGGCCGTACCCCCAGGGCCCCTACGCCCAGCCGCCGTatgcccagccacagcccatgGTCCCTGGGGACCAAGACT CACCCCTGCACAGCACCTACCACGAGGATGGGCCACCCTCCTACTACGACAACCAGGACTTCCCCACCGCGCACTGGGATGATAAGAGCATTCGGCAGGCCTTCATCCGCAAG GTCTTCCTGGTGCTCACCCTGCAGCTGACTGTCACCTTCGCCTTCGTGGCCATCTTCACCTTTGTGAAAGGCGTGAAGGGCTTCGTGCAGCGCAACGTCTGGACATACTACGTGTCCTACGCCGTCTTCTTCATCTCCCTCATCGTCCTCAGCTGCTGCGGGGATTTCCGTCGCAAGCACCCCTGGAACCTGGTGGCCCTG TCCATCCTGACCGTCAGCCTGTCCTACATGGTGGGGATGATCGCCAGCTTCTACAACACTGATGCTGTCATCATGGCCGTTGGCATCACCGTTGTTGTCTGCTTCACTGTCGTCATCTTTTCCCTGCAG ACCAAGTACGACTTCACCTCCTGCCGCGGCGTGCTCATCATCTGCCTCGTCGTCCTCATTGTCTTCTCCATCCTCTGCATCTTCATCCGGAACCGCATCATGGACATCATCTACGCTTCCCTGGGGGCCCTGCTCTTCACCTGC TTCCTGGCAGTGGACACGCAGATGATCCTGGGGAACAAGCAGCTGGCGCTCAGCCCTGAGGAATACGTCTTCGCTGCCCTCAACCTCTACACAGACATCATCAACATCTTCCTCTACATCCTGGCCATCATCGGCAGGGCCAAGGAGTAG
- the GRINA gene encoding protein lifeguard 1 isoform X1, which translates to MSHEKSFLVTGEGFPGQQPTPPPAYAQPPYPAAPYPQPQFAPAPYSQPGFPQGPGPYPPPGPYPAAGPYPPGPYPPPGPYPQGPYAQPPYAQPQPMVPGDQDSGAGPHRGLWRPGTMVIRVAPLHSTYHEDGPPSYYDNQDFPTAHWDDKSIRQAFIRKVFLVLTLQLTVTFAFVAIFTFVKGVKGFVQRNVWTYYVSYAVFFISLIVLSCCGDFRRKHPWNLVALSILTVSLSYMVGMIASFYNTDAVIMAVGITVVVCFTVVIFSLQTKYDFTSCRGVLIICLVVLIVFSILCIFIRNRIMDIIYASLGALLFTCFLAVDTQMILGNKQLALSPEEYVFAALNLYTDIINIFLYILAIIGRAKE; encoded by the exons ATGTCCCACGAGAAGAGCTTCCTGGTGACGGGCGAGGGCTTCCCGGGGCAGCAGCCCACGCCCCCCCCAGCCTATGCGCAGCCCCCCTACCCTGCTGCACCCTACCCCCAGCCCCAGTTCGCACCAGCACCCTACAGCCAGCCGGGCTTCCCGCAGGGGCCGGGGCCGTACCCCCCACCGGGGCCGTACCCTGCCGCGGGGCCGTATCCCCCCGGGCCATATCCCCCCCCGGGGCCGTACCCCCAGGGCCCCTACGCCCAGCCGCCGTatgcccagccacagcccatgGTCCCTGGGGACCAAGACT ctggagctgggccCCACCGTGGGCTGTGGAGACCGGGCACCATGGTCATCCGAGTCG CACCCCTGCACAGCACCTACCACGAGGATGGGCCACCCTCCTACTACGACAACCAGGACTTCCCCACCGCGCACTGGGATGATAAGAGCATTCGGCAGGCCTTCATCCGCAAG GTCTTCCTGGTGCTCACCCTGCAGCTGACTGTCACCTTCGCCTTCGTGGCCATCTTCACCTTTGTGAAAGGCGTGAAGGGCTTCGTGCAGCGCAACGTCTGGACATACTACGTGTCCTACGCCGTCTTCTTCATCTCCCTCATCGTCCTCAGCTGCTGCGGGGATTTCCGTCGCAAGCACCCCTGGAACCTGGTGGCCCTG TCCATCCTGACCGTCAGCCTGTCCTACATGGTGGGGATGATCGCCAGCTTCTACAACACTGATGCTGTCATCATGGCCGTTGGCATCACCGTTGTTGTCTGCTTCACTGTCGTCATCTTTTCCCTGCAG ACCAAGTACGACTTCACCTCCTGCCGCGGCGTGCTCATCATCTGCCTCGTCGTCCTCATTGTCTTCTCCATCCTCTGCATCTTCATCCGGAACCGCATCATGGACATCATCTACGCTTCCCTGGGGGCCCTGCTCTTCACCTGC TTCCTGGCAGTGGACACGCAGATGATCCTGGGGAACAAGCAGCTGGCGCTCAGCCCTGAGGAATACGTCTTCGCTGCCCTCAACCTCTACACAGACATCATCAACATCTTCCTCTACATCCTGGCCATCATCGGCAGGGCCAAGGAGTAG